A single Gemmatimonadota bacterium DNA region contains:
- the pdxH gene encoding pyridoxamine 5'-phosphate oxidase has product MDPDALRREYVFGSLEEQDLNADPFRQFDTWFGNAVDAGIELADVMTVATASQAGVPSARIVVLRGVDERGFVFYTDYRSTKSRDLDENPRAALVFYWRELGRQVRIAGAVHRVSVEESARYFQSRPLESRLAALASSQSEVIADRKVLEDRFEALRAEYPSGDVPFPDNWGGYRVSPDEFEFWQGRELRLHDRIRYRRGEDGLWVNERLSP; this is encoded by the coding sequence TGGAAGAACAGGATCTGAACGCAGACCCGTTCAGGCAGTTCGACACCTGGTTCGGAAACGCGGTCGACGCGGGGATCGAGCTGGCGGACGTGATGACGGTCGCCACGGCTTCGCAGGCCGGCGTGCCATCGGCCAGGATCGTCGTGCTGCGGGGGGTCGACGAGCGGGGGTTCGTATTCTACACGGACTACCGTAGCACGAAGAGCCGGGACCTGGATGAGAATCCCAGGGCCGCGCTGGTGTTCTACTGGCGCGAGCTCGGTCGCCAGGTCCGGATCGCGGGCGCGGTTCACCGGGTATCCGTGGAAGAATCCGCCCGTTACTTCCAATCCAGACCCCTGGAAAGTCGCCTGGCGGCCCTGGCTTCGAGCCAGAGCGAGGTCATAGCCGATCGGAAGGTGCTGGAAGACCGCTTCGAGGCACTGAGGGCGGAATACCCCTCAGGTGACGTACCCTTTCCCGACAACTGGGGCGGATACCGCGTTTCGCCCGATGAGTTCGAATTCTGGCAGGGACGGGAACTACGCCTGCACGATCGTATACGTTACCGGCGCGGGGAAGACGGCCTTTGGGTGAACGAACGGCTTTCACCCTAG
- a CDS encoding Gfo/Idh/MocA family oxidoreductase, producing the protein MTNNQTMAQEVNAIRFGVVGCGGAGHAAIRSACASTLLDVVAISDLLEERRSRVGREEDIPRLYGPYQDLLADTDVEAVLLAVNPPARYPMVLDAIAAGKHVLVQKPHATRADHILTFKEAAERAGVTMQFCFFMRHDPVNRRTRVALSRGRIGEPYHARIFLKYNHRAPLDSPEAWTHVFGQKGGALGQHASHELDLAWWWMGCPDPRWAFAAKHVVEALYDGPEGPAEDYLSGIAGFEGGKTIQIDCSRWVHCDTPTVVEVHGSEGAYSHGQLWHMEDGVFTSREIDDESDVPHSDPPEDGLPFFHEVEHFARAVAGRVEPDVNADDAYRYMKLLDAMYDSAKTGEKVHIG; encoded by the coding sequence ATGACCAATAATCAAACGATGGCACAGGAAGTAAACGCGATTCGGTTCGGCGTAGTGGGCTGCGGAGGGGCCGGTCATGCTGCCATTCGTTCGGCCTGTGCCAGCACGCTGCTCGACGTCGTGGCGATCAGCGACCTGCTCGAGGAACGACGGAGCCGGGTGGGCCGTGAGGAGGACATCCCCCGTCTGTACGGACCCTACCAGGACCTCCTGGCCGACACGGACGTGGAAGCCGTCCTCCTGGCGGTGAATCCACCCGCCCGCTACCCCATGGTCCTCGATGCGATCGCAGCGGGCAAGCACGTGCTGGTACAGAAACCGCACGCCACCCGCGCCGATCATATCCTGACGTTCAAGGAAGCGGCCGAGCGCGCCGGTGTAACGATGCAGTTCTGCTTCTTCATGCGTCACGATCCGGTGAACCGCAGGACGCGCGTCGCGTTAAGCCGGGGGCGCATCGGCGAACCGTACCACGCTCGCATATTTCTGAAATACAACCACAGAGCGCCATTGGACAGTCCCGAAGCCTGGACCCACGTGTTCGGCCAGAAGGGAGGTGCCCTCGGCCAGCACGCCTCTCACGAGCTGGACCTGGCCTGGTGGTGGATGGGTTGTCCGGATCCCCGGTGGGCCTTTGCCGCCAAGCACGTCGTCGAGGCATTGTACGACGGTCCGGAAGGGCCGGCCGAAGACTATTTATCGGGGATTGCTGGTTTCGAGGGAGGCAAGACCATCCAGATTGACTGCTCCCGCTGGGTACACTGCGATACACCCACCGTGGTGGAGGTACACGGGAGCGAGGGTGCCTATTCCCACGGTCAGTTGTGGCACATGGAAGACGGCGTTTTCACCTCCCGGGAGATCGACGACGAATCCGATGTGCCCCATTCCGATCCGCCTGAAGACGGCCTGCCCTTCTTCCATGAGGTCGAACACTTCGCCCGGGCGGTCGCCGGCCGTGTGGAGCCCGATGTGAATGCGGATGACGCCTACCGGTACATGAAGCTACTTGACGCGATGTACGACAGTGCGAAGACCGGCGAAAAGGTGCACATCGGCTGA
- a CDS encoding ankyrin repeat domain-containing protein, translating to MRFDKEKQWIGAVYAEDLVLMAEMLAEDPSLANYCHEAFDDPYREGRFPVYTLSLAVSGPPQQQIDWRQVERRTNFDMVKLLVEAGADPNIENVHGRPLCLCREERMARYLIDHGGDINRWHDNGGAPVYFAVWQIDPDRLKMQIRLGADPGQINPHNGSSALHSAAEVRPGDEQVADHLETIHILKEAGLDPNHRAGVGVQSDWGPVYQGDAPLHMAAQLNRPEVIEALIAAGCSRSQANVADETPREVALRVGRGEDIVRLL from the coding sequence ATGCGCTTTGACAAGGAAAAACAGTGGATCGGCGCAGTGTACGCCGAAGACCTCGTCCTCATGGCCGAGATGCTGGCTGAAGATCCGTCTCTGGCCAATTACTGCCACGAAGCCTTCGACGATCCTTACCGGGAGGGCCGTTTCCCTGTATATACCCTTTCCCTCGCCGTCAGCGGTCCTCCGCAACAGCAGATCGACTGGCGACAGGTGGAACGCAGGACTAACTTCGACATGGTGAAGCTGCTCGTCGAAGCGGGCGCCGACCCCAATATCGAAAACGTGCACGGCCGGCCCCTCTGCCTATGCCGTGAAGAACGCATGGCGCGGTACCTGATCGACCATGGCGGTGACATCAACCGGTGGCACGACAACGGGGGCGCGCCGGTGTATTTCGCGGTCTGGCAGATCGATCCGGACCGTTTGAAGATGCAGATCCGGCTGGGCGCCGATCCCGGTCAGATCAATCCCCACAACGGATCATCCGCCTTACATTCCGCCGCGGAGGTCAGACCCGGCGACGAACAGGTTGCCGATCACCTCGAGACCATACACATTTTAAAAGAAGCCGGTCTGGATCCGAACCACCGTGCGGGCGTCGGCGTCCAGTCGGACTGGGGACCCGTCTACCAGGGCGATGCGCCGCTGCACATGGCCGCCCAGTTGAACAGACCCGAAGTGATCGAGGCGCTGATCGCCGCCGGCTGCAGCCGGTCCCAGGCCAACGTCGCCGATGAAACTCCGCGCGAAGTTGCCCTGCGGGTCGGGCGAGGCGAGGACATCGTCCGTCTGCTCTAG
- a CDS encoding SRPBCC domain-containing protein: protein MAEPLARITSEFCIDIEREYPFPIDQVWAAVTTAEGISAWMKYEATLDRRLGGRIFVDFKSEGNLEGTVCEWVPERVFAYTWGISVVRWVLEPCEGGTRLHFTNSHVTPDILMGFAAGWHAFIDHLGPYLAGTTVEDRYDDLMKVYVDRYGHLVAGNDDSEEKKP from the coding sequence ATGGCAGAACCTCTGGCCAGGATAACGTCGGAATTCTGTATCGACATCGAACGGGAGTACCCTTTTCCGATCGACCAGGTCTGGGCGGCCGTTACGACGGCGGAAGGGATCTCGGCCTGGATGAAGTACGAAGCCACGCTGGACCGCCGCCTGGGCGGCAGGATCTTCGTGGACTTCAAGTCGGAAGGAAACCTGGAAGGCACGGTCTGCGAATGGGTTCCAGAACGGGTTTTTGCCTATACCTGGGGCATTTCCGTGGTCCGGTGGGTACTCGAACCCTGTGAGGGCGGCACGCGTCTGCACTTCACGAATTCACACGTCACTCCGGACATCCTGATGGGATTCGCGGCGGGCTGGCACGCTTTCATCGACCACCTGGGTCCGTACCTGGCCGGGACCACCGTGGAAGACCGGTACGACGATCTCATGAAGGTCTATGTCGATCGATACGGCCACCTGGTCGCGGGCAACGACGACTCCGAGGAGAAAAAACCATGA
- a CDS encoding ankyrin repeat domain-containing protein yields the protein MTNVTESGAFTVAELCEASADGDLKRINSILAVAPHLVEVDTASYDEHRALHHAVMNRRIEAVSALMAAGADPNQGVYPHRDASTPLVMARDRGFEDVVETINEEMERRREANLCPNLTVAPEVVLLAEKVAEGDVAGAMREIHAAPELAEACDEDGNTVLHHAASYGHPGLVQALLAIKADTGKTNLEDRTPLELAVDQTAATDRRRSEGCFMAAGILMSAGAPRSLRTNVMLGDAEAVREVAASHPGLFEPDIETETHLLGDAVRHNRYEMVKLLLDLGMDPNQRYRIQSLEEETYNWGEPLWIAAGDGQHDIARLLLERGADANAAVYASGNPMSRAYNNRDERMKRLLYRYGGSMTPDGAALECDTSAAVMALNLQPDLVEQILWGAACGGDPSVVGVCLRRLEWALDDPRWYRLLIQPIGIWPCGPHRKYRDFDRSVFPEILRMFLDHGVDPNVKGRRDTSLPHYIAATGKVWGEPNLKEDERIEFARLLLEYGASLDGRDTLLQSTPLAWAARWGRTALVDLYLEHGADPQPDGEPWTTPLAWAERYGHTAIVERLRQAGAVS from the coding sequence ATGACGAACGTGACGGAATCCGGCGCCTTCACCGTGGCCGAGCTTTGCGAAGCGTCGGCCGATGGAGATTTGAAGCGCATCAACTCTATTCTGGCCGTTGCACCCCACCTGGTGGAGGTGGACACGGCATCCTACGACGAGCACCGCGCCCTGCACCACGCGGTGATGAACCGCCGGATCGAAGCCGTTTCCGCGCTAATGGCCGCGGGGGCCGACCCGAACCAGGGCGTCTATCCCCATCGGGATGCCTCCACGCCTCTGGTCATGGCCCGCGACCGCGGATTTGAAGACGTTGTAGAGACGATCAACGAGGAAATGGAGCGGCGGCGGGAAGCGAATCTCTGCCCCAATCTGACCGTCGCGCCGGAAGTGGTGCTCCTCGCCGAGAAAGTCGCGGAAGGCGACGTGGCCGGCGCGATGCGGGAAATCCACGCCGCGCCCGAACTCGCGGAGGCCTGCGACGAAGACGGAAACACGGTCCTGCACCACGCGGCCAGCTATGGTCATCCCGGACTCGTTCAAGCGCTCCTGGCGATCAAGGCCGACACAGGTAAGACCAACCTCGAAGACCGGACTCCCCTCGAACTGGCCGTGGATCAAACGGCCGCAACGGACCGGCGGCGGTCGGAAGGGTGTTTCATGGCCGCCGGCATCCTTATGAGCGCGGGTGCCCCGAGAAGCCTGCGCACGAACGTGATGCTGGGGGACGCGGAAGCTGTACGCGAAGTCGCGGCGAGTCACCCCGGCCTGTTCGAGCCGGATATTGAAACCGAAACCCACTTGCTGGGGGACGCGGTCCGCCACAATCGGTACGAAATGGTGAAGCTGCTGCTCGATCTCGGCATGGATCCCAATCAGCGGTACCGCATCCAGTCCCTGGAGGAAGAGACGTACAACTGGGGCGAACCGCTGTGGATCGCGGCCGGCGACGGCCAGCACGATATCGCGCGGTTGCTGCTCGAGCGGGGCGCCGACGCCAACGCCGCCGTGTATGCCTCCGGCAATCCCATGAGCCGCGCCTACAATAACCGGGACGAGCGTATGAAGCGGCTGCTGTACCGGTACGGAGGATCGATGACGCCGGACGGCGCGGCCCTGGAATGCGATACCTCTGCGGCCGTCATGGCGCTGAACCTGCAGCCCGACCTGGTCGAGCAGATCCTGTGGGGCGCCGCCTGCGGGGGCGATCCCAGCGTGGTCGGCGTGTGCCTGCGCAGACTGGAATGGGCCCTGGACGATCCACGGTGGTACAGACTCCTCATCCAGCCCATTGGCATCTGGCCCTGCGGTCCTCATCGCAAGTACCGGGATTTCGATCGATCCGTGTTTCCCGAGATCCTCCGCATGTTCCTCGATCACGGGGTGGACCCGAACGTGAAGGGCCGGCGCGACACATCACTCCCGCACTACATCGCGGCTACGGGTAAAGTATGGGGCGAACCGAATTTGAAAGAGGACGAACGGATCGAGTTCGCCCGCCTGCTCCTCGAATACGGTGCTTCGCTCGACGGCAGGGATACGCTGCTTCAATCCACGCCCCTGGCTTGGGCAGCCCGCTGGGGCCGCACCGCGCTGGTCGACCTTTATCTCGAGCACGGCGCCGATCCACAGCCCGACGGGGAACCCTGGACCACGCCGCTCGCCTGGGCCGAACGGTATGGGCACACTGCCATCGTGGAGCGACTGCGGCAAGCCGGCGCCGTTTCCTGA
- a CDS encoding sialidase family protein, whose translation MQHRIVTKEKGRYNAFPVLNQLPDGRLSIGCISSPFGDHYGLGDWLTLESRDDGRTWTPAEDPMLPPNWPGTSPRERYDRLSGVLPDGTLMAVGSVGQEFWTLGRREEAEARGLGFVKDESYTSLFPGKLIITGHRLSVIRSRDEGRTWERRTWTVPGYETAVGFPRGIILEDGTWLFPIYTIRAGGESDCLLFRSSDDGETWHLHEAVPRIGSEWALVETEPNRVLGHIRSTCYWDPAVVERTYHRDRFYTLEVWSEDGGRTWTSPVEASFEGYPNHLLKLRDGRILCTYGYRRAPMGIRALISEDGGRTWDTDHEYVLRDDGGGVSSAWPAEKRPRMGGADVGYPISAELGDGTILTVYYITTEDDTTHVAATHWHPDRDRPPGPQVG comes from the coding sequence ATGCAACACCGTATTGTTACGAAAGAAAAGGGACGATACAACGCGTTCCCCGTATTGAATCAACTACCGGACGGGCGGCTTTCGATCGGCTGTATTTCTTCGCCTTTCGGGGATCATTACGGTCTGGGCGACTGGCTGACGCTTGAGTCCCGAGACGATGGACGAACCTGGACACCGGCGGAAGATCCTATGCTGCCGCCCAACTGGCCGGGTACATCGCCGCGGGAACGGTACGACAGGCTCTCCGGCGTTCTACCCGACGGCACTTTAATGGCGGTGGGCTCGGTGGGACAGGAATTCTGGACACTGGGCCGCCGGGAGGAAGCCGAAGCCCGTGGCCTGGGTTTTGTAAAGGACGAGTCGTACACGTCCCTTTTTCCGGGAAAGTTGATCATAACTGGGCATCGACTGTCGGTGATTCGATCCCGGGATGAAGGACGTACGTGGGAGCGGCGTACCTGGACCGTACCGGGCTATGAAACCGCGGTGGGTTTTCCGCGCGGGATCATACTTGAAGACGGTACGTGGTTGTTTCCCATTTACACGATACGCGCCGGGGGCGAAAGCGATTGTCTCCTGTTCCGGTCCAGCGATGACGGGGAGACCTGGCATCTCCATGAGGCGGTGCCGCGTATCGGCAGCGAATGGGCCCTGGTGGAGACGGAGCCGAACCGCGTCCTGGGCCATATCCGCTCGACGTGTTACTGGGATCCGGCTGTCGTTGAGCGTACCTATCACAGGGACCGGTTTTACACCCTGGAAGTCTGGTCCGAAGACGGCGGCAGGACCTGGACCAGCCCGGTCGAAGCGTCCTTCGAGGGCTATCCGAACCACCTGCTCAAACTGCGTGACGGACGGATTCTGTGTACCTACGGCTACCGCCGCGCCCCGATGGGTATACGGGCCCTGATCAGCGAGGACGGCGGACGCACCTGGGACACGGACCACGAATACGTGCTTCGGGATGACGGCGGTGGTGTATCGAGTGCGTGGCCGGCGGAGAAGCGTCCCCGGATGGGTGGCGCGGATGTGGGCTATCCAATTTCGGCGGAGTTGGGTGATGGTACCATCCTGACCGTCTATTACATCACGACGGAAGATGATACCACCCATGTCGCCGCTACCCACTGGCATCCAGACCGGGACAGGCCGCCGGGCCCTCAAGTTGGGTGA